The following proteins come from a genomic window of Botrytis cinerea B05.10 chromosome 14, complete sequence:
- the Bcpks1 gene encoding Bcpks1: protein MGTALLSLSVFRDALKKANEIFRQLGCTWCLFNELAHDKSASNINDPAYAQPLCTALQLALIKLLRKYGVSPTIVLGHSSGEIAAAYACGGLSFKSACKVAFFRGQVAQKIRQDFKRPPRAMISINLAEFEIQPYLTKLVGSSNSGSFTTACVNSPCNVTLSGLESDIDLLQQQLNTDGIFGRKLKTGVAYHSPQMNEVAHEYSHLIQSLTIGRTPLSPVVMISSVTGERIANVDCLSQAQYWVRNLVGQVNFLKAYGELVSTATSSPKRKLGAKNSSFKVCDVLEIGPHPALQRYVKDISDKLSPKPELRYHSTLSRNASNTIFIKDLAGRLSSLGYKINFDCVNEPQDPCTSQQKLLVDLPEYPFNHSRSYWHEPRRQRELNLRESPELELLGTPMSDGNPLESRWRKIFDPARVSWIQDHKVNGKVIYPATGMIVMAIEASKQMAPKDQKINGFRLRDIIISNPIQISSQDPKTEAQLCMRPLQNSSDKNCTSYDFRIHAINNGYWKEVCRGIIQVEYETDITEVDHGKVERDEQEDYTLKHEAAARECIESISKEALYQCTSDMGVELGLSFKRLDKILYDGNKVAIADLATFDWAGQEGIDSVESHTIHPTTLDALVQLSWIPLTDGFSTKIPTMIPTRIENAWISNTGLSYQETRSIQVYCTAERKGHQKAEVSSFALDRMGELRLSLSRLESSIVSDTTTFQEKLQPRQLSWYISWKPDVVFLKPHEVLRFCRSETIEEVDRIKVYQTLESMLKYFAKKALNTISEAEEKNAKPFIQKYLASLRRYLKVGEKSTCSNKLLSSAIELDDDYEIDLTIFRDMEDHPLLKSYLSIGKELPGIIRGQVNPLEILFSEEKIAELYYRDICVRGTYGKDIARYLDLLAHKNPGLDVLEIGSGTGSFTECILSALIGFDGTERCTERFNSYHYTDISPSFFEQAREKFGPFSNRLHFRVLDIEGDLASQGFGEGSFDLVLAHSVLHATSSLAHTLQNCRKLLRPGGKLIMLENTQPDLMRTGFVFGTLEGWWLSTEEFRSGGPCVSEETWRKVLVKNGFTGVDFSICDTDDPRYHEYSLIVSTANEEDIPTTIQKLIFLVDLASSRQVEVVRNIRAYLKPSINMEIQLLSYKQTISIKDAQSSFLVFLPEIEVPFLHDLSSSDFDVLKHMCISAKNILWVSHSSTGTRFAAFNGLVDGMARALRSELDIAFVTLHIEGSGTDLKKWGETIASVLSQKLLITGMSKDMEYVAHDNLLYTGRIIEAKALDQQIHTRIHEQTRKVRVDQAGAVALTLKKPGLLESLQFTRDENFHLEIGPDEVEIKVQYIGLNFRDLLVSLGRYHNNDNLLGCESSGIVTRVGVNCKTFVPGDRACMAKFGCMNTYVRAHSDLVFQIPKGMTSEEAAGSIMPGSTAYHSLINVAKLKRGESILIHAASGATGQMAIQIAKYLNCDIYVTVGFDKKKKILMEQYGIPEDHIFYSRNLSFVKGIRRMTQGRGIDVVLNYLSGDALIATWELIAPYGRFIELGTLDIYTNTKLPMSSFAKNVTFAAITIDSLNIERPKEFREIMLNVIDYFHRGIFHSVKPFHLISIGNLKEAMRLLQGGKTSGKIVLSLDSADIIPATIQPQALWTFDSKSTYIIAGGLGGLGRSTALWMANKGAKYLVLLSRSGPVTEAATSLLTKLSDMGVSVEVPICDITYSDQLRKVISQFPKTFPPIKGCIQATMVLKDILFEKMNFEEWSAATSPKVRGTWNLHEALPDNLDFFILLSSIAGVFGSMGQSNYAAGNTFQDAFCLYRSSQGQKTISLRLGIMSDVGIISENPDVLKIRDLATESASVKEAEFLALLDHYCSPDNPLELLGSQETLPIIGLLAPSQFSNQELEIPSWAQTPTFSPLAYVGRDDTFSADTKPAKTNFKSQLQTAESANEVKEVVSTAIITKLTKSLGVELADIDTNKPFHAYGVDSLLAVELRNWFGKELGTNVAVYDIMGAENIRAMSDFVARNSSLVVLKEEA from the exons ATGGGAACGGCCTTACTCTCCCTCTCTGTTTTTCGCGATGCGCTCAAAAAGGCCAATGAAATCTTTCGCCAGCTTGGATGTACCTGGTGTCTTTTTA ATGAACTTGCTCATGACAAAAGTGCTTCTAACATCAATGACCCCGCTTATGCCCAGCCACTTTGTACCGCTCTGCAACTTGCACTAATCAAATTGCTTCGAAAATATGGTGTATCACCTACCATTGTGCTAGGACATTCCTCTGGCGAAATCGCAGCAGC TTATGCGTGTGGTGGCctatctttcaaatctgCATGCAAAGTGGCTTTCTTTAGAGGGCAGGTGGCCCAGAAAATTCGACAAGATTTTAAACGACCTCCTCGTGCaatgatatcaatcaatcttgCCGAATTCGAAATTCAGCCATATTTGACGAAACTAGTGGGGTCTTCCAATTCCGGGAGCTTCACTACAGCATGTGTTAATAGTCCCTGCAATGTGACCCTTTCAGGCTTGGAAAGTGATATCGATTTGCTTCAACAGCAACTGAATACTGATGGGATATTTGGGCGCAAATTAAAAACAGGCGTTGCTTATCATTCTCCTCAAATGAATGAAGTGGCACATGAATACTCTCACTTGATACAAAGCTTGACAATAGGTCGAACTCCCCTATCGCCTGTCGTTATGATATCTTCGGTCACAGGTGAACGTATTGCCAACGTGGATTGCCTCAGCCAAGCCCAATACTGGGTCAGAAATCTGGTAGGCCAGGtcaattttttgaaagcttATGGTGAGCTTGTTTCTACAGCAACATCATCTCCCAAAAGGAAGCTGGGTGCAAAAAACAGCAGTTTTAAAGTTTGTGATGTTTTGGAAATCGGGCCACATCCTGCACTACAACGCTATGTCAAAGATATTTCCGACAAATTAAGTCCAAAACCAGAACTCAGGTACCACTCTACGTTATCGCGTAATGCATCCAACACTATATTCATAAAAGACTTGGCTGGTCGCTTAAGTTCCTTAGGCTACAAGatcaattttgattgtgTGAACGAGCCTCAGGATCCTTGTACTTCCCAGCAGAAACTATTGGTAGACTTACCAGAATATCCTTTCAATCATTCTCGTTCATATTGGCATGAGCCAAGGAGACAACGAGAGCTGAATCTTAGAGAGAGTCCTGAGCTTGAATTGCTCGGCACACCAATGAGTGATGGAAACCCCTTAGAATCCAGGTGGCGCAAGATTTTCGATCCAGCAAGAGTCTCATGGATACAAGATCACAAG GTAAATGGAAAAGTCATATATCCAGCAACCGGTATGATAGTGATGGCTATAGAAGCTTCGAAGCAGATGGCAccaaaagatcaaaagataAATGGATTCAGGTTAAgagatatcatcatctcgaatccaattcaaatatcaagTCAGGATCCTAAAACAGAAGCACAGCTGTGTATGCGACCGTTGCAAAATTCATCTGACAAAAACTGCACATCTTACGATTTCCGTATACATGCCATTAACAATGGTTACTGGAAGGAGGTTTGCCGAGGAATCATTCAGGTTGAATATGAGACTGATATTACCGAAGTCGACCACGGTAAAGTAGAACGAGACGAACAAGAGGACTATACATTGAAACACGAAGCTGCTGCTCGCGAGTGTATTGAATCTATTTCCAAGGAGGCCCTTTATCAATGCACAAGTGACATGGGTGTAGAATTAGGGTTATCATTCAAAAGGTTGGATAAAATATTATACGACGGAAATAAAGTTGCAATCGCAGACCTTGCCACATTTGACTGGGCGGGACAAGAAGGTATCGACTCAGTAGAGTCTCACACCATTCATCCTACTACATTAGACGCTCTCGTGCAACTTTCATGGATTCCTCTTACAGATGGATTTTCAACTAAGATACCAACAATGATTCCCACCCGAATTGAAAATGCTTGGATCTCCAATACCGGCCTGAGCTACCAGGAGACTCGATCAATACAAGTTTATTGTACagcagaaagaaaagggcATCAGAAGGCTGAAGTTTCCAGTTTTGCCTTGGATCGCATGGGTGAACTCAGATTATCATTGTCTCGCCTAGAATCAAGCATAGTCTCCGATACTACTACTTTCCAAGAGAAACTCCAACCAAGACAATTAAGTTGGTATATTTCTTGGAAGCCAGATGTAGTATTTTTGAAACCACATGAAGTGCTTCGTTTCTGTCGATCAGAAACCATCGAAGAAGTTGATCGGATCAAAGTTTACCAAACTTTAGAATCTATGTTGAAATACTTCGCCAAGAAAGCGCTGAATACGATCTCAGAGgctgaagaaaagaatgccAAACCATTTATCCAGAAGTATCTTGCAAGTCTTAGACGATATTTGAAGGTTGGTGAGAAAAGCACTTGTTCAAATAAGCTTCTTTCAAGTGCCATAGAGCtcgatgatgattatgaaattgatttaaCCATCTTTAGAGATATGGAGGATCACCCACTCTTGAAGTCCTACCTTTCTATTGGAAAGGAGCTCCCAGGGATCATACGAGGTCAAGTAAATCCACTAGAGATTCTTTTCTCAGAGGAAAAAATCGCAGAATTGTATTATCGGGATATTTGCGTGAGGGGTACTTATGGCAAGGATATCGCCAGATATCTTGATTTGCTTGCACATAAAAATCCTGGATTGGATGTGTTAGAAATAGGTTCTGGAACAGGATCATTCACAGAATGTATATTATCGGCTTTAATTGGGTTCGACGGAACGGAGCGATGCACGGAGAGATTCAATTCTTATCATTATACGGATATCTCGCCAAGCTTCTTCGAACAAGCCCGTGAGAAGTTTGGACCATTTAGTAATAGGCTCCATTTCCGTGTGCTGGATATTGAAGGTGATCTTGCGTCCCAGGGCTTTGGAGAAGGATCGTTTGACCTAGTTCTTGCCCACAGT GTGTTACATGCCACGAGTAGCCTCGCACATACACTCCAGAACTGTCGCAAACTATTGAGACC TGGTGGGAAGCTTATTATGCTTGAGAATACGCAACCGGACCTAATGAGAACAGGATTTGTCTTTGGAACTCTGGAAGGCTGGTGGTTGA GCACGGAGGAATTCCGTTCAGGCGGTCCTTGTGTTTCAGAGGAAACTTGGCGTAAAGTTCTGGTCAAGAATGGCTTTACTGGTGTCGATTTCTCAATTTGCGACACTGATGACCCCAGATATCATGAGTACAGTCTCATTGTGTCCACGGCAAATGAGGAGGACATACCTACTACTATCCAGAAGCTAATTTTCCTGGTCGATCTCGCGTCTTCCCGACAAGTTGAGGTTGTGAGGAACATCAGAGCCTATTTGAAACCTTCCATCAACATGGAAATCCAATTATTGTCATACAAACAGACAATTTCTATCAAAGATGCACAATCTTCGTTTCTCGTGTTCCTTCCAGAGATTGAAGTGCCATTTCTACATGACTTGTCCAGTTCGGATTTTGATGTCCTCAAACACATGTGCATTTCTGCAAAGAATATTCTTTGGGTATCACATAGCTCAACAGGTACAAGATTCGCAGCCTTTAATGGTCTGGTTGATGGAATGGCCAGGGCTCTACGTTCAGAGCTTGACATTGCCTTCGTCACTTTGCACATCGAGGGTTCTGGGACCGACCTAAAGAAGTGGGGAGAGACTATAGCATCCGTTCTATCCcaaaagcttttgattaCGGGAATGAGCAAAGATATGGAATATGTGGCTCATGATAATCTGCTCTACACTGGTCGCATCATAGAAGCCAAAGCTCTTGATCAACAGATACATACTAGGATACATGAACAAACGAGAAAAGTTCGAGTTGATCAAGCAGGAGCAGTGGCTTTGACATTGAAAAAGCCCGGACTTCTCGAATCTCTTCAATTTACTCGAGATGAAAATTTCCATTTAGAAATTGGCCCAGACGAAGTGGAGATTAAAGTTCAATATATCGGTCTAAACTTTCGCGATCTTCTTGTATCACTTGGACGATACCACAACAACGACAATCTTCTAGGATGTGAAAGTTCCGGTATAGTTACTCGAGTGGGTGTCAATTGCAAGACTTTTGTGCCAGGTGACAGAGCCTGCATGGCAAAATTCGGATGTATGAACACTTATGTCAGAGCACACTCGGATCttgtttttcaaataccCAAAGGAATGACTTCAGAGGAGGCTGCAGGTTCGATCATGCCAGGATCCACCGCATATCACTCTCTCATCAACGTTGCAAAGCTCAAGCGTGGAGAATCCATTTTAATTCATGCAGCATCCGGAGCAACTGGTCAGATGGCAATTCAAATAGCAAAGTATCTGAATTGTGACATATATGTCACCGTAGGATTcgacaagaagaaaaagattctTATGGAGCAATACGGCATTCCTGAAGATCACATTTTCTATAGTCGCAACTTGTCATTTGTAAAAGGGATACGACGTATGACACAGGGTCGTGGGATAGATGTTGTCCTTAATTATTTGTCTGGAGATGCGTTGATCGCAACTTGGGAGTTGATCGCGCCCTATGGAAGATTTATCGAGCTCGGTACACTTGATATATACACCAATACCAAGTTACCTATGTCTTCGTTTGCAAAGAATGTCACATTTGCCGCAATCACCATTGATTCTCTCAACATTGAGAGACCAAAAGAATTCAGAGAGATAATGCTCAATGTCATCGACTATTTCCATAGAGGGATATTCCATTCTGTCAAACCCTTTCACCTGATATCTATTGGAAATCTTAAAGAAGCGATGAGACTATTGCAGGGCGGTAAGACATCTGGAAAGATAGTCTTAAGCCTTGACAGTGCAGATATAATCCCT GCGACTATCCAGCCCCAAGCTCTGTGGACTTTTGACTCAAAGTCTACCTACATAATAGCAGGTGGCTTAGGTGGTTTGGGGAGAAGTACAGCGCTGTGGATGGCTAATAAGGGAGCAAAATATCTCGTTCTATTATCACGATCAGGGCCTGTGACAGAAGCTGCTACTTCTTTGCTCACCAAGTTAAGTGATATGGGCGTTTCTGTTGAAGTGCCCATATGCGACATCACATACTCTGACCAACTAAGAAAAGTTATTTCGCAATTCCCTAAGACCTTTCCTCCTATCAAAGGATGCATACAAGCTACGATGGTTTTGAAG GATATCCTGTTTGAGAAAATGAATTTCGAAGAGTGGTCGGCAGCAACATCTCCAAAGGTTCGGGGGACCTGGAATCTCCATGAAGCTCTACCGGACaatcttgattttttcatacttctttcttccatcgCTGGCGTGTTTGGATCAATGGGCCAATCCAACTACGCTGCCGGAAACACATTCCAAGATGCATTTTGTCTTTACAGGAGTAGCCAGGGTCAAAAAACAATTTCTCTCCGGTTAGGTATTATGAGCGACGTAGGAATCATTAGCGAGAATCCAGACGTACTAAAAATTAGGGACCTCGCAACAGAAAGTGCATCGGTCAAGGAGGCGGAATTTCTTGCACTTCTTGATCACTACTGTAGTCCTGATAATCCACTCGAGTTACTAGGATCACAAGAGACTTTGCCCATTATCGGTCTATTAGCACCATCACAATTCTCCAATCAAGAGCTAGAAATACCATCCTGGGCTCAGACACCCACTTTCAGTCCCCTGGCATATGTTGGCCGAGACGATACTTTCTCAGCCGATACTAAACCCGCTAAAACCAActtcaaatctcaacttcAGACTGCAGAATCTGCAAACGAAGTAAAGGAAGTGGTGTCGACAGCAATAATAACGAAGTTGACGAAGTCATTGGGGGTTGAACTGGCGGATATTGATACGAATAAACCATTTCATGCATATGGTGTTGACTCTTTGTTAGCTGTGGAGCTGCGAAATTGGTTTGGTAAAGAACTGGGTACAAATGTGGCGGTTTATGATATCATGGGAGCCGAAAATATTAGAGCAATGAGTGATTTTGTTGCGAGAAATAGTTCTTTGGTTGTTTTGAAGGAGGAAGCATAG